The following proteins come from a genomic window of Frankia casuarinae:
- a CDS encoding sensor histidine kinase, which produces MTVTVTGAVTGAAAPAVATTGAGEFRSRPWRRLRLHDLPVRGKLFAALAVPMAAFLAVAILAGVTWLSDAASYGHGVTSARLGRDVTAAVHEMQLERDLAAGFIMSGRGAAPTSRALADRLNTEQRVVDKVLTRFQASLGSSSGRLGRGASPLSVRVRQSIAALPALRQAVRGGKLPIGAILSEYSTTISRLLAFDRRIGQDRDDDELRYATTVLNDLSTIKEINSQIRGQLYAAALTGRFEFGAAERMSGLLAEEQTAQDAFRAAARPSDRTRYDQIVNGQAVLTVKRTSDRAIQRQRLPDLGIDPDQWFAASTTHIELLRTVETGLLDDVIGSASDLRSTAWERTAILGALIIIIMAGAIVWTLAIARTMTGPLRRLRTGALDVAHERLPRLIEQLQTAYPDQVDTTIRSIAVDSRDEIGEVARTFDELQHEAVRLATEQAGLRRNVNTLFLSLSRRSQSLIERQIALIDRLEASEENPLQLENLFKLDHLATRMRRNSENLLVLAGAGPGRRRAGPVPLGDVLQAAIGEIEQYERIQIIEVPEVQVAADSVNHVVHLVAELLENAAQFSPPYLAVDLAASRLDDGGLLIIIDDAGLGMSEKELTAANQRLAEPPVFDFSIAQRLGLFVVARLAARHDIEVRLARSDTGGVRALVHLPAVLLVAGSASRGSASRGSASHGSASHGNGLAAPGLAGPGATGLNGYGPAGPAGPAGSLGGPDTPPAALGSYTSYTPTEEWFRPRGVDLDVVDELADDADLPTAAEAGGGSRPGAATGSDGGAALPPIEEAVAALRRRRERGADRRMRAAAVRSPEPSEPSEPSEVPEVPEVPEVPEEKFNWFTRDPAPSRSAERIPPASLEPPASLEPPASLEPSAAGGAARSGGAITVGGVPGSGEAAVSDHPPIGPDGPRTPSGLPIRAPQTHGLLGPDPLGTPPSRSATARPPDAGPDLFGPAAALTPAPERQTVAPERIRGRLSRLYEGVHHARGVKGDP; this is translated from the coding sequence GTGACCGTGACCGTGACCGGGGCCGTGACCGGGGCCGCGGCCCCCGCCGTGGCTACGACCGGGGCGGGGGAGTTCCGATCGCGTCCGTGGCGGCGGCTGCGCCTGCACGACCTCCCCGTGCGCGGGAAGCTCTTCGCGGCCTTGGCGGTGCCCATGGCGGCCTTCTTGGCGGTAGCGATTCTCGCCGGCGTGACCTGGCTGTCCGACGCGGCCAGCTACGGTCACGGGGTGACCTCGGCGAGGCTCGGCCGGGATGTGACCGCGGCGGTGCACGAGATGCAGCTCGAGCGGGACCTCGCCGCGGGCTTCATCATGAGCGGGCGTGGCGCCGCCCCGACCAGCAGGGCGCTGGCCGACCGGCTGAACACCGAGCAGCGTGTCGTGGACAAGGTGCTAACCCGTTTCCAGGCCTCGCTGGGGTCCTCCTCCGGCCGTCTCGGCCGAGGGGCCTCCCCGCTGTCCGTGCGGGTGCGGCAGAGCATCGCCGCACTGCCCGCGCTGCGTCAGGCCGTCCGGGGCGGGAAGCTGCCCATCGGCGCGATCCTGAGCGAGTACTCGACCACGATCAGCCGCCTGCTCGCCTTCGACCGCCGGATCGGGCAGGACCGGGACGACGACGAGCTCCGCTACGCCACCACGGTCCTCAATGACCTGTCGACCATCAAGGAGATCAACTCCCAGATCCGCGGTCAGCTCTACGCCGCGGCCCTCACCGGCCGGTTCGAGTTCGGCGCCGCCGAACGGATGTCCGGTCTCCTCGCCGAGGAGCAGACGGCCCAGGACGCGTTCCGCGCCGCAGCCCGACCCAGCGACCGGACCCGCTATGATCAGATCGTCAACGGTCAGGCGGTGCTGACGGTCAAGCGCACCTCCGACCGTGCCATCCAGCGTCAGCGGCTGCCCGACCTCGGCATCGATCCCGACCAGTGGTTCGCGGCCAGCACCACCCACATCGAGCTGCTGCGCACCGTCGAGACCGGACTGCTCGACGACGTCATCGGGTCCGCGAGCGACCTGCGCTCCACCGCCTGGGAGCGAACCGCCATCCTCGGCGCGCTGATCATCATTATCATGGCCGGTGCGATCGTGTGGACGCTGGCGATCGCGCGCACGATGACCGGCCCCCTGCGCAGGCTGCGGACGGGCGCCCTCGACGTCGCCCACGAGCGCCTTCCCCGCCTGATCGAGCAGCTGCAAACCGCGTACCCGGACCAGGTCGACACGACGATCCGGTCCATCGCCGTCGACTCCCGCGACGAGATCGGCGAGGTCGCGCGCACCTTCGACGAGCTGCAGCACGAGGCGGTGCGGCTGGCCACCGAACAGGCCGGCCTGCGGCGCAACGTCAACACCCTGTTCCTGAGCCTGTCCCGGCGCAGCCAGAGCCTCATCGAACGGCAGATCGCGCTCATCGACCGGCTGGAGGCCAGCGAGGAGAACCCCCTCCAGCTGGAGAACCTGTTCAAGCTCGACCACCTGGCGACCCGGATGCGCCGCAACAGCGAGAACCTGCTCGTGCTCGCGGGGGCCGGCCCGGGCCGGCGCCGGGCGGGTCCGGTACCGCTGGGTGACGTGCTGCAGGCCGCGATCGGCGAGATCGAGCAGTACGAACGGATCCAGATCATCGAGGTGCCGGAGGTGCAGGTTGCGGCCGACTCCGTCAACCACGTCGTCCACCTCGTCGCCGAGCTGTTGGAGAACGCCGCCCAGTTCTCCCCGCCATACCTCGCGGTCGACCTCGCGGCGTCCCGCCTTGACGACGGCGGATTGCTCATCATCATCGACGACGCCGGCCTCGGGATGTCGGAGAAGGAGCTGACCGCAGCCAACCAGCGGCTGGCCGAGCCTCCGGTGTTCGACTTCTCGATCGCCCAACGCCTCGGCCTGTTCGTCGTGGCCCGCCTGGCCGCGCGGCACGACATCGAGGTGCGGCTGGCACGCTCGGATACCGGCGGGGTTCGCGCGCTCGTCCATCTGCCCGCCGTGCTGCTCGTCGCGGGCAGCGCGTCTCGTGGCAGCGCGTCTCGTGGCAGCGCGTCTCATGGCAGCGCGTCTCATGGCAACGGCCTGGCGGCTCCCGGCCTGGCGGGGCCCGGTGCGACGGGCCTGAACGGTTACGGGCCTGCGGGGCCTGCTGGGCCTGCGGGGTCGCTCGGCGGTCCCGATACGCCGCCGGCCGCTCTCGGCTCCTACACCTCCTACACACCGACCGAGGAGTGGTTCCGGCCGCGCGGTGTCGATCTCGACGTCGTTGACGAGCTCGCCGACGACGCCGACCTGCCCACCGCGGCCGAGGCGGGTGGCGGGTCGCGTCCGGGCGCCGCCACGGGATCGGATGGCGGGGCCGCCCTGCCTCCGATAGAGGAGGCGGTGGCCGCGCTCCGTCGTCGGCGCGAGCGTGGGGCGGACAGAAGGATGCGCGCCGCCGCGGTGCGGTCGCCCGAGCCCTCCGAGCCCTCCGAGCCCTCCGAGGTCCCCGAGGTCCCCGAGGTCCCCGAGGTCCCCGAGGAGAAGTTCAACTGGTTCACGCGAGATCCGGCACCGTCGCGTTCCGCGGAGCGCATCCCACCCGCGTCCCTTGAGCCACCCGCGTCCCTTGAGCCACCCGCGTCCCTTGAGCCCTCAGCGGCCGGTGGGGCGGCACGGTCAGGCGGGGCGATAACCGTCGGTGGGGTACCGGGCTCAGGCGAAGCGGCGGTGAGTGACCATCCCCCCATCGGGCCAGACGGTCCCAGGACCCCCTCCGGGCTGCCGATCCGCGCCCCGCAGACCCACGGGCTCCTCGGCCCGGACCCGTTGGGCACACCCCCGTCCAGGTCCGCGACCGCTCGCCCCCCCGATGCCGGTCCCGACCTTTTCGGCCCGGCAGCGGCGCTCACGCCGGCCCCGGAACGGCAGACGGTGGCGCCCGAACGGATCCGCGGCCGCCTGAGCCGACTGTACGAAGGCGTTCACCATGCCCGTGGTGTCAAGGGAGACCCCTGA
- a CDS encoding roadblock/LC7 domain-containing protein yields the protein MTRADPEHPSLDWLVNNFVDFVPGVANAIVASSDGHLLAVCTGLPRERAERLGSLASGLFSLTLAAADFVDGGHVTQTIVEMAQGSLLLMAVGEGSYLAVLATNTCDIGLVGYEMTVLVARTREALTPARRESV from the coding sequence GTGACCCGCGCGGATCCCGAGCATCCCTCGCTCGACTGGCTCGTCAACAACTTCGTCGACTTCGTGCCCGGCGTGGCCAATGCGATCGTCGCGTCCTCGGACGGGCATCTCCTCGCCGTCTGCACTGGTCTCCCGCGGGAGCGGGCGGAACGGCTGGGTTCTCTCGCGTCCGGTCTGTTCAGCCTGACCCTGGCCGCCGCCGACTTCGTGGACGGCGGCCACGTCACCCAGACCATCGTCGAGATGGCCCAGGGCTCGCTGCTGCTCATGGCAGTCGGGGAGGGGTCCTATCTGGCCGTGCTCGCCACCAACACCTGCGATATCGGGCTCGTAGGGTACGAGATGACGGTGCTCGTCGCCCGGACCCGGGAGGCGCTCACCCCGGCCCGCCGCGAAAGTGTGTGA
- a CDS encoding DUF742 domain-containing protein, whose translation MNGDAVEPSGELVRPYTATRGRARPSRLLALEAMVTTTPLGRGRLSVLLLEQKSIVAMCVQPQSVIEIAAELRLPVGVVRVLVADAAADRLVEISQLTMPTGAPQLELLDRVLAGLRRI comes from the coding sequence GTGAACGGGGACGCGGTGGAGCCGTCGGGCGAGCTTGTGCGGCCGTACACGGCGACCCGCGGCCGGGCGCGCCCGTCCCGTCTGCTGGCGCTCGAGGCCATGGTGACCACGACACCGCTCGGCCGCGGGCGGCTGTCCGTCCTGCTTCTCGAACAGAAGTCGATCGTCGCGATGTGCGTGCAGCCTCAGTCGGTGATCGAGATCGCGGCCGAGCTGCGTTTGCCCGTGGGCGTCGTCCGCGTGCTCGTCGCCGACGCGGCGGCGGACCGCCTGGTAGAGATCTCCCAGCTCACCATGCCGACGGGAGCCCCGCAGCTCGAGTTGCTCGACCGGGTACTCGCCGGCCTGCGTCGCATCTGA
- the pruA gene encoding L-glutamate gamma-semialdehyde dehydrogenase: MATGPVTVPVARNEPTRSYAPGSPERASLRRALLRLGGEHIELTNTIGGHQHLGGGPARDVVQPHAYRRVLGTLRESTHADAAAAVAAAKKAAPGWRDLGFAGRAAVLLRAAEALAGPWRDTLNAATMLGQSKTCQQAEIDAACELIDFWRFNVMFAAELLADVPASGIGEWNRLDLRPLEGFVYAVSPFNFTAIAGNLATAPALMGNTVVWKPAPTQAFAAHFLMRLLESAGLPPGVINLVGGSGEPVSDVVFSDPDLAGVHFTGSPAVFARLWRAVGENLDGYRSYPRIVGETGGKDFVVAHPSADVDVLRTALLRGSFEYSGQKCSAASRAYLPASLWRRLDAELAAATEALSVGDVSDFDHFTGAVIDARAYDRLAAACTRAASDSTVTVLAGAQCDDAVGWFVRPTVLLGTDPGREWFTRELFGPILSVHVYDDNRPGAWDDVLTLIDRTSSYALTGAVVATDRSAIARAEHVLRFAAGNFYVNDKPTGAVVGRQPFGGARRSGTNDKAGSAQNLLRWVSPRVIKENLAPPADHVYPHMGPGAFGASGGGASGGGGVGGLPDDSAGGPPAPDRAP, from the coding sequence GTGGCGACCGGACCGGTGACGGTTCCGGTCGCGCGTAACGAACCGACCCGTTCCTACGCCCCGGGTAGCCCGGAACGTGCCAGTCTGCGGCGGGCCCTGCTCCGGCTGGGCGGTGAGCACATCGAGCTGACTAACACGATCGGGGGACACCAGCATCTCGGCGGCGGCCCGGCCCGCGACGTCGTGCAGCCTCATGCATACCGGCGGGTGCTCGGAACGCTGCGAGAGAGCACCCACGCGGACGCGGCCGCGGCGGTCGCCGCGGCGAAGAAGGCCGCCCCCGGCTGGCGGGATCTGGGTTTCGCGGGACGGGCCGCGGTGCTCCTGCGCGCCGCGGAGGCGCTCGCCGGCCCGTGGCGGGACACGCTGAACGCGGCCACCATGCTGGGCCAGTCGAAGACCTGCCAACAGGCGGAGATCGACGCCGCCTGCGAGCTGATCGACTTCTGGCGGTTCAACGTGATGTTCGCCGCCGAGTTGCTGGCCGACGTGCCGGCCAGCGGGATCGGGGAATGGAACCGGCTGGATCTGCGTCCACTGGAGGGATTCGTCTACGCGGTCAGTCCGTTCAACTTCACCGCCATCGCCGGGAACCTGGCGACCGCGCCGGCGTTGATGGGGAACACTGTCGTCTGGAAGCCGGCTCCCACGCAGGCGTTCGCCGCACATTTCCTGATGCGGCTGCTGGAATCGGCGGGGTTGCCGCCCGGCGTCATCAACCTCGTCGGCGGTTCGGGTGAACCGGTCAGCGACGTGGTGTTCTCCGACCCGGATCTGGCCGGCGTTCATTTCACCGGTTCTCCCGCCGTCTTCGCCCGGCTGTGGCGGGCGGTCGGCGAGAATCTGGACGGCTACCGTTCCTATCCGCGGATCGTCGGGGAGACCGGTGGCAAGGACTTCGTGGTGGCGCATCCCTCGGCCGACGTCGACGTGCTGCGTACCGCGCTGCTGCGGGGGTCCTTCGAGTACAGCGGCCAGAAATGCTCGGCGGCCTCCCGGGCGTACCTGCCCGCAAGCCTGTGGCGGCGCCTGGACGCCGAACTCGCCGCCGCGACCGAGGCACTGTCGGTGGGGGACGTCAGCGACTTCGACCATTTCACCGGTGCGGTCATCGACGCGCGCGCCTACGATCGCCTGGCCGCCGCGTGCACCCGCGCTGCCAGCGATTCGACCGTCACCGTTCTCGCCGGGGCACAGTGCGATGACGCTGTCGGCTGGTTCGTCCGGCCGACGGTGCTGCTCGGCACCGATCCCGGGCGGGAGTGGTTCACCCGCGAGCTGTTCGGCCCGATCCTGTCGGTTCACGTCTACGACGACAACCGGCCAGGTGCCTGGGACGACGTGCTGACACTGATCGATCGGACCTCGTCCTACGCGCTCACCGGTGCCGTCGTCGCGACCGACCGCTCGGCGATCGCTCGCGCCGAACACGTGCTGCGCTTCGCGGCCGGCAACTTCTACGTCAATGACAAGCCGACCGGGGCCGTGGTCGGCAGGCAGCCGTTCGGCGGCGCTCGCCGTTCCGGTACCAACGACAAGGCCGGTTCCGCGCAGAACCTGCTGCGCTGGGTCAGCCCACGGGTGATCAAGGAGAATCTCGCTCCGCCTGCCGACCACGTGTATCCCCACATGGGGCCCGGGGCCTTTGGCGCGTCCGGCGGTGGCGCGTCCGGCGGCGGTGGCGTGGGTGGGCTGCCGGACGACTCCGCCGGGGGTCCCCCGGCCCCTGACCGTGCCCCCTGA
- a CDS encoding proline dehydrogenase family protein, whose product MIQKLMPPVSRHPLTRALVTRTPLARGIIDRFVAGPSDTDAIAAVAGLADLGLLATVDLLGEDITRAQDAADTLLAYLGLLDLADRAGIAAGLDVSVKLSALGQAVPRDGRKLSYENAAELCARAAAANATVTLDMEDHTTTDSTLDTLVELRRDFPFVGAVLQAQLLRTETDCRDLATAGSRVRLCKGAYREPSAVAYQGRPAVAAAYARCLGILLTGSGYPMIATHDPALLNLAGRFAEHVGRLPATFEYQLLYGVRPGEQRRLASTGATVRVYVPYGADCVPYLTRRLVERPTNLLLAARALRSRA is encoded by the coding sequence ATGATCCAAAAGCTGATGCCTCCCGTGTCCCGCCATCCGCTCACCCGCGCGCTCGTCACACGTACCCCCCTCGCCCGGGGGATCATCGATCGCTTCGTCGCCGGCCCGTCCGATACGGACGCGATCGCCGCGGTAGCCGGACTTGCCGACCTCGGCCTCCTGGCGACAGTGGATCTGCTCGGTGAGGACATCACCCGTGCGCAGGACGCGGCCGACACTCTGCTGGCCTACCTCGGGCTGCTCGACCTCGCCGACCGCGCGGGGATCGCCGCCGGTCTCGACGTCTCGGTGAAGCTGTCCGCGCTCGGTCAGGCCGTGCCCCGCGACGGCCGCAAGCTGTCATACGAGAACGCCGCCGAGCTCTGCGCGCGGGCAGCGGCGGCGAACGCGACGGTCACCCTGGACATGGAGGATCACACCACCACGGACTCGACGTTGGACACCCTGGTGGAGCTGCGTCGCGACTTCCCCTTCGTCGGCGCCGTCCTGCAGGCGCAGCTTCTGCGCACCGAGACGGACTGCCGTGACCTCGCCACCGCCGGGTCACGGGTGCGGCTGTGCAAGGGCGCCTACCGCGAACCGTCCGCCGTGGCCTACCAGGGACGTCCGGCCGTCGCCGCCGCGTACGCCCGCTGTCTGGGAATCCTGCTCACCGGATCGGGCTATCCCATGATTGCCACTCACGATCCCGCCCTCCTGAACCTCGCCGGCCGGTTCGCCGAGCACGTGGGACGCCTGCCCGCGACCTTCGAATACCAGTTGCTGTACGGGGTACGCCCGGGCGAGCAGCGGCGGTTGGCGTCGACCGGGGCCACGGTGCGGGTGTATGTGCCCTACGGGGCGGACTGCGTGCCGTACCTGACCCGGCGGCTGGTGGAGAGACCCACGAACCTGCTGCTTGCCGCCCGCGCGCTCCGGAGTCGGGCCTGA